Proteins from one Gammaproteobacteria bacterium genomic window:
- a CDS encoding oxidative damage protection protein — protein MTRTVQCVLLKQDLPGLPRPPYPGALGQRIFEQVSQQAWQQWLRHQTMLINEYRLSVIDPKSRKFLEAEMEKYFFGGGEAAKPEGYTPPGG, from the coding sequence ATGACGCGGACGGTGCAGTGCGTGTTGCTGAAGCAGGACCTGCCGGGGCTGCCACGGCCGCCCTATCCGGGGGCGCTGGGCCAGCGCATCTTCGAGCAGGTCTCCCAACAGGCCTGGCAGCAGTGGCTGCGCCACCAGACCATGCTCATCAACGAGTACCGGCTTTCGGTCATAGACCCGAAGTCGAGGAAGTTTCTAGAAGCCGAGATGGAGAAGTACTTTTTCGGCGGCGGTGAGGCGGCGAAGCCGGAGGGCTATACGCCGCCCGGCGGTTAG
- the egtD gene encoding L-histidine N(alpha)-methyltransferase — translation MQISQALSITLHDYHPRLDEMCEEVLAGLAERQKTLPCKYFYDARGSKLFDAICELPEYYLTRTELGIMETHVGAMAAALGERVLLVEPGSGSSVKTRLLLEHLRDPVAYVPVDISREHLVQAADRLNRLYPALEVLPVCADFNQAFRLPVPRREAARSAVYFPGSTLGNFAPAEAAALLRHMRRLAGEDGALLVGVDMAKDRAVLERAYDDAAGVTAEFNLNILARINRELDADFDVARFHHRAAYNEKAGCIEMHLVSSMAQAVTVAGERFQFRAGEHILSERSHKYTPERFAALAAQAGLKIERQWTDDRRYFCVAYLTSVEG, via the coding sequence ATGCAGATCTCCCAGGCCCTCTCCATCACCCTGCACGATTACCATCCGCGCCTCGACGAGATGTGCGAGGAGGTGCTCGCGGGCCTGGCGGAGCGGCAGAAGACCCTGCCCTGCAAGTATTTCTACGACGCGCGGGGCTCCAAGCTGTTCGACGCGATCTGCGAGCTGCCGGAGTACTACCTCACCCGCACCGAGCTCGGCATCATGGAGACCCACGTGGGCGCCATGGCGGCGGCCCTGGGCGAGCGGGTGTTGCTGGTGGAGCCGGGCAGCGGCAGCAGCGTGAAGACGCGCCTCCTGCTCGAGCACCTCAGGGATCCGGTGGCCTACGTACCGGTGGACATCTCCCGCGAGCACCTGGTGCAGGCCGCCGACCGGCTCAACCGGCTGTACCCGGCCCTTGAGGTGCTGCCGGTGTGCGCCGACTTCAACCAGGCCTTCCGGCTGCCGGTGCCGCGGCGCGAGGCGGCCCGCAGCGCGGTCTACTTCCCCGGCTCCACGCTCGGCAACTTCGCGCCAGCCGAGGCGGCGGCGCTGCTGCGCCACATGCGCCGGCTCGCCGGCGAGGACGGCGCGCTGCTGGTGGGCGTGGACATGGCCAAGGACCGGGCGGTGCTGGAACGGGCCTACGACGACGCGGCGGGCGTGACCGCCGAGTTCAACCTCAACATCCTCGCGCGCATCAACCGCGAGCTGGACGCGGACTTCGACGTCGCGCGCTTCCACCACCGCGCGGCCTACAACGAGAAGGCCGGCTGTATCGAGATGCACCTCGTGAGCAGCATGGCGCAGGCGGTGACGGTGGCGGGTGAGCGCTTCCAGTTCCGGGCCGGCGAGCACATCCTGAGCGAGCGTTCCCACAAGTACACGCCGGAACGTTTCGCGGCGCTGGCGGCACAGGCGGGCCTGAAGATCGAGCGGCAGTGGACCGACGACAGGCGCTACTTCTGCGTGGCGTATCTCACGTCGGTCGAGGGCTAA
- the egtB gene encoding ergothioneine biosynthesis protein EgtB produces MNSQARHTAAPAPGTAPERRYAAVRALTEDLCRSLGPEDMALQSMPDASPAKWHLAHTSWFFETFLLSPRMPGYRPFHPDFAYLFNSYYQSVGGMHPRPQRGLLSRPAAAEVLAYRAHVDHHMQHLLEDAAGDDAELAALLALGLNHEQQHQELLLMDVKHLFSLNPLQPTWRPLPKVAAARAPALKYISRPAGQVSIGHAGGSFAFDNETPQHAALVPGHALANRPVTNAEYRDFIRDGGYREPALWMSDGWTTSQKEGWQRPLYWQEDLATEFTLGGTREIAWDAPVCHLSWYEADAFARWAGARLPGETEWESLAAEQPLAGNFLDSGLAQPAPATGEGALQMYGDVWEWTASAYSAYPGYRPPAGALGEYNGKFMANQMVLRGGACVTPAGHLRPSYRNFFYPQQRWQFAGLRLAKDA; encoded by the coding sequence ATGAACAGCCAGGCCCGCCACACGGCCGCTCCCGCCCCCGGGACGGCGCCCGAGAGACGCTACGCCGCGGTGCGTGCGCTCACGGAGGACCTGTGCCGCAGCCTCGGGCCCGAGGACATGGCCCTGCAGAGCATGCCCGACGCCAGCCCGGCCAAGTGGCACCTGGCCCACACCAGCTGGTTCTTCGAGACCTTCCTGCTCTCGCCGCGCATGCCGGGTTACCGGCCGTTCCATCCGGACTTCGCCTACCTCTTCAATTCCTACTACCAGAGCGTCGGCGGCATGCACCCGCGGCCCCAGCGCGGCCTGCTCTCGCGTCCCGCAGCGGCGGAGGTGCTGGCCTACCGGGCACATGTGGACCATCACATGCAGCACCTCCTGGAGGATGCGGCCGGCGACGACGCAGAGCTCGCCGCGCTCCTCGCCCTCGGCCTCAACCATGAACAGCAGCACCAGGAGCTGCTGCTCATGGACGTGAAGCACCTCTTCTCCCTGAATCCGCTACAGCCCACCTGGCGGCCGCTGCCGAAGGTGGCGGCGGCCCGGGCACCCGCACTCAAATACATCTCCCGTCCCGCGGGACAGGTGTCCATCGGCCATGCCGGCGGGAGCTTCGCCTTCGACAACGAGACGCCGCAGCACGCCGCGCTGGTTCCGGGCCACGCGCTCGCGAACCGGCCGGTGACGAACGCCGAGTACCGGGACTTCATCCGCGATGGCGGCTACCGCGAGCCCGCGCTGTGGATGTCCGACGGCTGGACCACGTCGCAGAAGGAAGGCTGGCAGCGGCCGCTCTACTGGCAGGAGGACCTCGCCACGGAGTTCACCCTCGGCGGCACGCGCGAGATCGCCTGGGATGCGCCGGTATGCCATCTCAGCTGGTACGAGGCGGACGCCTTCGCCCGCTGGGCCGGCGCGCGCCTGCCCGGGGAGACCGAATGGGAGAGCCTGGCGGCGGAACAGCCGCTGGCCGGCAACTTCCTGGACAGCGGCCTCGCGCAGCCGGCGCCCGCCACCGGCGAGGGCGCGCTGCAGATGTACGGCGACGTGTGGGAGTGGACCGCCAGCGCCTACTCGGCCTATCCCGGCTACAGGCCGCCCGCCGGTGCGCTCGGCGAGTACAACGGCAAGTTCATGGCCAACCAGATGGTGCTGAGGGGCGGCGCCTGCGTGACGCCCGCCGGCCACCTGCGCCCCAGCTACCGCAACTTCTTCTACCCGCAGCAGCGCTGGCAGTTCGCCGGCCTGCGCCTCGCCAAGGATGCGTGA
- a CDS encoding SRPBCC family protein: MKDHVVKTSIHIDAPASRVWATLTEPEEIKKFLFGTQVETDWKPGSPIAFKGNWKGKEYEDKGRVLEYVPNARLVHSFWSSLEGSPDKPENYKTVSYSLKPDGEGTLLTLTQDHNASEEAKRHSEDNWKQVLEGVKKAAE, from the coding sequence ATGAAAGACCACGTGGTGAAGACGTCCATCCACATCGATGCACCCGCCAGCCGGGTGTGGGCCACCCTCACGGAGCCGGAGGAGATCAAGAAGTTCCTGTTCGGTACCCAGGTCGAGACCGATTGGAAGCCCGGCAGCCCTATCGCGTTCAAGGGCAACTGGAAGGGCAAGGAGTACGAGGACAAGGGACGCGTGCTGGAATACGTGCCGAACGCGCGTCTGGTGCACAGTTTCTGGAGCAGCCTCGAAGGCTCGCCCGACAAGCCCGAGAACTACAAGACCGTCTCCTATTCGCTCAAGCCCGACGGGGAAGGCACGCTGCTCACCCTGACCCAGGACCACAACGCCAGCGAGGAGGCGAAGCGGCACTCCGAGGACAACTGGAAGCAGGTCCTGGAAGGCGTGAAGAAGGCGGCCGAGTAG
- a CDS encoding sterol desaturase family protein — protein MLEQKIHAIFGDEDPTGFGTGWWSGVLSAFFGVLAFGAVVCLHFPQLLSSPDLRVHYPMPLMRMLIQGVIVAAIAFGVISAFLRRKKLLGLTGMLFALGATLLGGASVPINEQLHDGPAIGLDWFLLDLLLMTLIFSPIEVLWPAYPKQGVFRPEWLLDVEYFLFTHLPIRVTSFLILLPATQLTGLLGNARLLAATGSLPWLVQFLLAVLVADVAEYWIHRALHRVPWLWRFHAVHHSSKALDWIAGSRAHLVDDLLIRGLMLIPMMFMFSQDIIVAYLLFVTIHATWAHTNFGPSIKWLEPYLIFPRFHHWHHTSQKEAIDKNFAIHFPWIDRLFGTYYYPADIWPHTYGLSNEPIPAGFWSQTWYPFTRRKRR, from the coding sequence ATGCTGGAACAGAAGATACACGCGATCTTCGGCGACGAAGATCCCACCGGCTTCGGCACCGGCTGGTGGAGCGGCGTCCTGTCAGCCTTCTTCGGCGTGCTCGCCTTCGGCGCGGTGGTGTGCCTGCACTTCCCGCAGCTCCTGTCATCTCCCGACCTGCGCGTCCACTACCCGATGCCGCTCATGCGGATGCTGATCCAGGGCGTGATCGTGGCGGCGATCGCCTTCGGCGTCATCTCCGCGTTCCTGCGCCGGAAGAAGCTGCTGGGCCTGACCGGGATGCTTTTCGCCCTGGGCGCGACCCTGCTGGGAGGCGCCAGCGTGCCGATCAACGAGCAGCTGCACGACGGCCCGGCCATCGGCCTGGACTGGTTCCTGCTCGACCTCCTGCTGATGACGCTGATCTTCTCGCCCATCGAAGTGCTGTGGCCGGCTTACCCCAAGCAGGGCGTGTTCCGCCCCGAGTGGCTGCTGGACGTGGAGTATTTCCTGTTCACCCACCTGCCCATCCGGGTCACCTCGTTCCTGATCCTGCTGCCCGCGACCCAGCTCACGGGCCTCCTGGGAAACGCGCGCCTGCTGGCTGCTACGGGCAGCCTGCCCTGGCTGGTGCAGTTCCTGCTGGCGGTGCTGGTGGCGGACGTGGCCGAGTACTGGATCCACCGGGCCCTGCACCGGGTGCCGTGGCTGTGGCGCTTCCACGCCGTGCACCACTCCTCCAAGGCGCTGGACTGGATCGCGGGCTCACGCGCCCACCTGGTGGACGACCTGCTGATCCGGGGCCTGATGCTCATCCCGATGATGTTCATGTTCTCCCAGGACATCATCGTGGCCTACCTCTTGTTCGTGACCATCCACGCCACCTGGGCGCACACGAACTTCGGCCCGAGCATCAAGTGGCTGGAGCCCTACCTCATCTTCCCGAGATTCCACCACTGGCACCACACCTCCCAGAAGGAGGCGATCGACAAGAATTTCGCGATCCACTTCCCGTGGATCGACCGGCTGTTCGGCACCTATTACTATCCGGCGGACATCTGGCCGCACACCTACGGACTCTCCAACGAGCCCATCCCGGCCGGCTTCTGGAGCCAGACCTGGTATCCCTTCACCCGCAGGAAACGGCGCTAG
- a CDS encoding fatty acid desaturase: MKVYNAAGYALILAYALSCLYLAPPHLGPWAGLGIGAAYFLVCWFMGGLYLSSVIHMGIAHRALDYQEWFVKALTVVNNTFGVYIDPVSWVNRHRLHHKFADHPGDPNKLASDGFWRTLYLCLLPYKCEANMATDAIFGSWPFRLVSNPVFMVAAQAFNFWLLWLLVGDWRFAAAMWVVFRIWALWINMIQNYWTHERRFGYRRYDDGDNAMNIGEWLPVTATFSACLQNNHHHSPGLLRLSHDESEYDFGFMTVKAMKALGLVRATPKGATLPNDVPLESLGF, encoded by the coding sequence ATGAAGGTCTACAACGCCGCCGGTTACGCGCTCATCCTCGCCTATGCGCTGAGCTGCCTGTATCTCGCGCCGCCGCATCTCGGCCCCTGGGCCGGCTTGGGGATAGGCGCAGCTTACTTCCTGGTCTGCTGGTTCATGGGCGGGCTCTACCTGTCTTCCGTGATCCACATGGGGATCGCCCACCGGGCACTCGACTATCAGGAATGGTTCGTCAAGGCGCTCACTGTGGTGAACAACACCTTCGGGGTCTACATCGATCCCGTCAGCTGGGTGAACCGGCACCGGCTGCACCACAAGTTCGCCGACCATCCTGGCGATCCCAACAAGCTCGCCTCCGATGGCTTCTGGCGGACGCTGTATCTCTGCCTGCTGCCTTACAAATGCGAAGCCAACATGGCGACCGACGCCATCTTCGGTTCCTGGCCGTTCCGGCTGGTCTCGAACCCCGTGTTCATGGTGGCGGCCCAGGCCTTCAACTTCTGGCTGCTGTGGCTGCTGGTGGGCGACTGGCGCTTCGCGGCCGCGATGTGGGTGGTGTTCCGCATCTGGGCGCTGTGGATCAACATGATCCAGAACTACTGGACCCATGAGCGCCGGTTCGGCTACCGGCGCTACGACGACGGGGACAACGCGATGAACATCGGCGAATGGCTGCCGGTCACCGCCACCTTCAGCGCCTGCCTGCAGAACAACCACCACCATTCCCCAGGCCTCTTGCGCCTGAGCCACGATGAGTCGGAGTACGACTTCGGGTTCATGACCGTCAAGGCCATGAAGGCCTTGGGCCTGGTGCGGGCGACGCCCAAGGGCGCGACGCTGCCCAACGACGTGCCGCTGGAGTCCCTGGGCTTCTAG
- a CDS encoding DksA/TraR family C4-type zinc finger protein — protein MATGWAKDGAVQEQIDASIDDAVKAARRHLPKGPSLKNCEECGAEIPEARRQALPGVRLCVACQTEADKEMKQHSLYNRRGSKDSQLR, from the coding sequence ATGGCCACAGGTTGGGCGAAAGACGGCGCGGTGCAGGAGCAGATCGACGCCAGCATCGACGACGCGGTGAAGGCCGCGCGCCGGCACCTGCCCAAGGGCCCGAGCCTGAAGAACTGCGAGGAGTGCGGCGCGGAGATCCCCGAGGCGCGCCGCCAGGCGTTGCCCGGCGTGCGCCTGTGCGTCGCCTGCCAGACCGAGGCGGACAAGGAAATGAAGCAGCATAGCCTCTACAATCGCCGCGGCAGCAAGGACAGCCAGCTGCGCTGA
- a CDS encoding MBL fold metallo-hydrolase: protein MRSLLLVLMLAGMALPAAADEKNVPALDAHWDAGAEDCKAGNHPPLEVYRYDPRTYILREDLCSTWEAPFIYLLIGDRQALLIDTGDVADPRLMPLKDTVLALLPTAKGERMPLTVVHSHTHLDHRAGDPQFDHVPGVTLVDAHLDSVRKFFGFGEWPQGAADLDLGARTVDVLPAPGHNPAHVVFYDRETGLLFSGDFLMAARLLVDDIDAYRASARRVADFVRDRPVSYVLGGHIEEDRGGNLYDWQSTHHPDEHALQLGKAEIMALPAALEGFNGFQSSRDGFFIVNSIHMLEAMGAAAILVLAGIGYLLYRLWRRRRRVV, encoded by the coding sequence ATGCGAAGCCTTTTGCTCGTGCTGATGCTCGCCGGCATGGCCCTCCCTGCGGCCGCGGATGAGAAGAATGTTCCGGCCCTCGATGCCCATTGGGATGCGGGGGCTGAGGACTGCAAGGCCGGAAACCATCCGCCCCTGGAAGTCTACCGTTACGACCCGCGCACTTACATATTGCGTGAGGATCTCTGTTCCACCTGGGAAGCGCCTTTCATCTATCTCCTGATAGGGGACCGGCAGGCGCTGCTCATCGACACCGGCGACGTGGCCGACCCCAGGCTCATGCCCTTGAAGGACACGGTGCTGGCGCTCCTGCCCACGGCGAAAGGCGAGCGCATGCCGCTCACGGTCGTGCACAGCCATACCCACTTGGACCACCGCGCCGGCGATCCGCAGTTCGACCACGTCCCCGGCGTCACGCTGGTGGACGCGCACCTCGACAGCGTGCGGAAGTTCTTCGGCTTCGGCGAATGGCCGCAAGGGGCCGCGGACCTCGACCTCGGCGCGCGCACGGTGGACGTGCTGCCGGCGCCGGGACACAACCCCGCGCATGTTGTCTTCTACGACCGGGAAACCGGCCTGCTGTTTTCGGGGGATTTCCTGATGGCGGCACGACTCTTAGTTGACGATATTGACGCATACCGCGCGAGCGCGCGGCGGGTGGCGGATTTCGTGCGGGACAGGCCGGTGAGCTACGTGCTCGGCGGCCACATAGAAGAAGACCGCGGCGGGAACCTCTACGACTGGCAGTCGACCCACCACCCGGACGAGCATGCGCTGCAGCTCGGCAAGGCCGAGATCATGGCGCTGCCGGCGGCGCTGGAAGGCTTCAACGGCTTCCAGTCCAGCCGGGACGGCTTCTTCATCGTGAACTCCATCCACATGCTGGAGGCGATGGGGGCGGCGGCGATACTGGTCCTGGCGGGTATCGGCTACTTGTTATACAGGCTGTGGCGCCGCCGCCGGCGGGTTGTATGA
- a CDS encoding lytic transglycosylase domain-containing protein, which yields MRTLIAAFGLAGLLAASTAEAGNGLTRQQNWALLYASVVGTSYYADPLPDEYDFPHTLTAVLAQESSLCHHKKGLDKHSYGCGQVRQQTALLMNGKPVAAKKLQHDDAFNIRIAARYLAYCMQAMPDWDRSVICYNRGPYHARTMAKADVAKDAYLANIKRRMREARKLLASNLK from the coding sequence ATGCGTACCTTGATCGCGGCCTTCGGGCTGGCTGGACTGCTGGCGGCCTCCACGGCCGAGGCCGGCAACGGCCTCACGCGCCAGCAGAACTGGGCACTGCTCTATGCCTCCGTGGTGGGCACCAGCTATTACGCCGACCCGCTGCCGGATGAGTACGACTTCCCCCACACCCTGACCGCGGTGCTCGCCCAGGAATCCAGCCTGTGCCACCACAAGAAGGGCCTGGACAAGCATTCCTACGGCTGCGGCCAGGTGCGCCAGCAGACCGCGCTGCTCATGAACGGCAAGCCGGTGGCGGCCAAGAAGCTGCAGCACGACGACGCCTTCAACATCCGCATCGCCGCCCGCTACCTCGCCTACTGCATGCAGGCGATGCCGGACTGGGACCGCAGCGTGATCTGCTACAATCGCGGCCCCTACCACGCGCGCACCATGGCCAAGGCGGACGTGGCGAAGGACGCTTACCTCGCCAACATCAAGCGGCGCATGCGCGAAGCCAGGAAGCTCCTGGCCAGCAACCTCAAGTAA
- a CDS encoding DedA family protein, with amino-acid sequence MELLLRYLSDYGYPTLFLVVLLESFGIPGPGQALLIAAALLAAHGKLNIVAVLVTAVTATTLGGCIGYWIGTRGGRRLILRFGRYVRIGEPELMKLERSFDRYGFWFVLSARFFEVLRQIQGIVAGIVEMPFRRFFAANLLGGLLWSCTWGLGSWRLGRQIQSYDDLTEKAGILFVAMLVLVLLVLLGMYLKHRWKNQSGR; translated from the coding sequence ATGGAACTCCTGCTCCGATACCTGTCCGATTACGGCTACCCGACGCTGTTCCTGGTGGTGCTTCTGGAGAGCTTCGGCATCCCCGGCCCCGGCCAGGCGCTGCTCATCGCCGCCGCGCTGCTGGCGGCCCACGGCAAGCTCAACATCGTGGCGGTGCTCGTCACCGCCGTCACCGCCACCACCCTCGGCGGCTGCATCGGCTACTGGATCGGCACCCGCGGCGGGCGGCGCCTGATCCTGCGCTTCGGCCGCTACGTGCGCATCGGCGAGCCGGAGCTCATGAAGCTGGAACGCTCCTTCGACCGCTACGGCTTCTGGTTCGTGCTGTCCGCGCGCTTCTTCGAGGTGCTGCGCCAGATCCAGGGCATCGTGGCAGGCATCGTGGAGATGCCGTTCCGCCGCTTCTTCGCGGCGAACCTCCTGGGCGGCCTGCTGTGGTCCTGCACCTGGGGACTCGGCAGCTGGCGGCTGGGCCGCCAGATCCAGAGCTACGACGACCTCACCGAGAAGGCCGGCATCCTGTTCGTGGCGATGCTGGTCCTGGTGCTGCTGGTGCTGCTCGGCATGTACCTCAAGCACCGCTGGAAGAACCAGAGCGGCCGCTGA
- a CDS encoding EAL domain-containing protein → MAIATMVDPRVPSRDVGRHVQAELTNLLFHNTRGMHLAGFAVSLLLVISFRDTALAGRLLGLWLAYMTAVEAGRGLLSRRFRHSAIALGDSRAWRRRFLAGNLASALGWGAAAAFLFPHGDVAHQLFLTMVVLGACAVTMPALAANLGCYLMFLLVSALPLAAHLVAEGGEIQLTAGIMSCVGIVLLARMAFGTHKRMVEQLNIRFAVADIAEELRNEMADRRRAEEQLTQLANYDPLTGLANRTLCEHKLGRAIVRARNGGVQLAVLFVDLDRFKTINDSLGHNIGDEVLKRVAQRLQRSVTERDTVARLSGDEFIMLIEDAEDREDLNVLSERILRVIGKPMLLGETELRITASVGITLLAEDSPDVKSLLANADTALYRAKKLGRNCAEFFTPDMHVAALQRLKREVELRKALRRDELKLHYQPLFDLPTGRLMGVEALVRWQSHEFGLVPPSEFIPLAEETGLIIPIGEWVLREACRQAVRWRAITGEHFHMAVNLSARQFTQPDLAGSIGRILGETGLPPSALLLEITESVTLGNEDGNMAELRKLRGLGIRLALDDFGTGNSSLGYLKRFPIEVLKLDQSFVRDVAHNPQDAAVARATIRLANTLGLHVVAEGVENEAQLAWLQGESCAFIQGYLLSEPLDGDACEQLLHRGMRAAFLNATKSLN, encoded by the coding sequence ATGGCGATCGCCACCATGGTGGACCCGCGCGTGCCTAGCCGCGATGTCGGCCGGCACGTGCAGGCGGAACTGACGAACCTGCTCTTCCACAACACCCGCGGGATGCATCTCGCCGGGTTCGCTGTCTCGCTCCTGCTCGTCATCAGCTTCCGCGATACCGCGCTCGCCGGACGCCTGCTCGGCCTGTGGCTCGCCTACATGACCGCGGTGGAGGCCGGCCGCGGCCTGCTGAGCCGCCGCTTCCGCCACAGCGCCATCGCGCTCGGCGACAGCCGCGCCTGGCGCCGCCGCTTCCTCGCCGGCAACCTCGCCTCGGCACTGGGCTGGGGCGCGGCCGCCGCGTTCCTCTTCCCGCACGGCGACGTGGCGCACCAGCTGTTCCTCACCATGGTGGTGCTGGGCGCCTGCGCCGTGACCATGCCCGCGCTCGCCGCGAACCTCGGCTGCTACCTCATGTTCCTGCTGGTCTCGGCGCTGCCGCTGGCGGCGCACCTCGTGGCCGAGGGCGGCGAGATCCAGCTCACTGCCGGCATCATGTCCTGCGTGGGCATCGTGCTCCTGGCGCGCATGGCCTTCGGCACCCACAAGCGCATGGTGGAGCAGCTCAACATCCGCTTCGCGGTGGCCGACATCGCCGAGGAGCTGCGCAACGAGATGGCGGACCGGCGCCGCGCCGAGGAGCAGCTCACCCAGCTCGCCAACTACGACCCCCTCACGGGCCTCGCCAACCGCACCCTCTGCGAGCACAAGCTCGGCCGCGCCATCGTGCGCGCCCGCAACGGCGGCGTGCAGCTGGCGGTGCTGTTCGTGGACCTGGACCGCTTCAAGACCATCAACGACTCGCTCGGCCACAACATAGGCGACGAGGTCCTGAAGCGCGTGGCGCAGCGCCTGCAGCGCTCGGTGACCGAGCGCGACACCGTGGCGCGCCTCTCGGGCGACGAGTTCATCATGCTCATCGAGGACGCCGAGGACCGCGAGGACCTCAACGTGCTCTCGGAGCGCATCCTGCGCGTGATCGGCAAGCCCATGCTGCTCGGCGAGACGGAGCTGCGCATCACCGCCAGCGTCGGCATCACGCTGCTGGCCGAGGACAGCCCGGACGTGAAGAGCCTCCTGGCCAACGCCGATACCGCGCTCTACCGCGCCAAGAAGCTCGGCCGCAACTGCGCCGAGTTCTTCACCCCCGACATGCACGTGGCCGCGCTGCAGCGCCTGAAGCGCGAGGTGGAGCTCCGGAAGGCGCTGCGCCGCGACGAGCTCAAGCTGCACTACCAGCCCTTGTTCGACCTGCCCACCGGCCGGCTGATGGGCGTGGAGGCGCTGGTGCGCTGGCAGAGCCATGAGTTCGGCCTGGTGCCGCCCTCGGAGTTCATCCCGCTCGCCGAGGAGACCGGCCTCATCATCCCCATCGGCGAGTGGGTGCTGCGCGAGGCCTGCCGCCAGGCGGTGCGCTGGCGCGCCATCACCGGCGAGCACTTCCACATGGCGGTGAACCTCTCGGCACGGCAGTTCACCCAGCCGGACCTCGCCGGCAGCATCGGCCGCATCCTGGGCGAGACCGGGCTGCCGCCCTCGGCGCTGCTCCTGGAGATCACGGAGAGCGTGACGCTCGGCAACGAGGACGGCAACATGGCGGAGCTGCGCAAGCTGCGCGGCCTCGGCATCCGCCTGGCGCTCGACGACTTCGGCACCGGCAACTCCTCGCTCGGCTACCTGAAGCGCTTCCCCATCGAGGTGCTCAAGCTCGACCAGAGCTTCGTGCGCGACGTGGCGCACAACCCGCAGGACGCGGCGGTGGCGCGCGCCACCATACGCCTCGCCAACACCCTGGGCCTGCACGTGGTGGCCGAGGGCGTGGAGAACGAGGCCCAGCTCGCATGGCTGCAGGGCGAGAGCTGCGCGTTCATCCAGGGCTACCTGCTCAGCGAGCCCCTGGACGGCGACGCCTGCGAACAGCTGCTGCACCGCGGCATGCGCGCCGCGTTCCTGAACGCGACCAAATCCCTGAACTGA